A genomic window from Lentibacter algarum includes:
- a CDS encoding NlpC/P60 family protein yields MNNVTQAALEEARAWIGTPYHHQASLRGVGTDCLGLLRGVWRSVYGIEPEAVPAYTPDWCEPQRDERLWQAAERHLTPVPVSQAQAGDVLLFRMRSSAVAKHLGIMSASGALPAFIHAYSGHAVLESPLTAAWQRRVVAVFRFPEEVS; encoded by the coding sequence ATGAATAATGTGACACAGGCGGCGCTGGAGGAAGCGCGGGCGTGGATTGGCACGCCGTACCATCATCAGGCTTCATTGAGGGGGGTGGGTACAGACTGCCTTGGTCTGTTGCGCGGGGTCTGGCGGAGTGTTTACGGAATAGAGCCTGAGGCTGTGCCTGCCTATACGCCTGATTGGTGTGAACCGCAGCGCGACGAACGCCTGTGGCAGGCCGCAGAGCGGCATTTGACCCCTGTGCCCGTGTCTCAGGCGCAGGCCGGAGACGTTCTTTTATTCAGGATGCGCAGCAGCGCTGTTGCCAAGCATCTTGGAATTATGTCGGCCAGCGGGGCTTTGCCTGCATTTATTCACGCCTATTCGGGGCATGCGGTGTTGGAAAGCCCGCTGACCGCGGCTTGGCAGCGCCGCGTTGTGGCGGTTTTTCGTTTTCCTGAGGAGGTGTCCTGA
- a CDS encoding DUF2163 domain-containing protein: MGGVGGDLLAHLQTGVTTVCRCWALTRRDGTVLGFTDHDAALTFEGIRFRADTGMSTATLQQATGLSVDNTETMGALSDASISEADIEAGRYDGADVRSWLVNWADVSARHIMFAGTIGELRRGNGAFHAELRGLTEALGRPVGRVYQKPCTAVLGDKRCAFDTTREGYFDERAVESVQEGRVFRFAGMTGFEEAWFAFGTLEGLSGACEGLKGVVKRDYFEGDTRVIELWHPMRAAIATGDTIRLVAGCDKRMQSCRTKFVNFLNFQGFPDIPGDSWLAVQPASAGQTGGGSRRA; this comes from the coding sequence ATGGGGGGCGTTGGAGGCGATCTGCTCGCACATTTGCAGACTGGGGTCACGACTGTGTGCCGCTGTTGGGCGCTGACGCGCCGAGATGGAACGGTTCTGGGTTTTACCGACCACGATGCGGCACTGACATTTGAGGGCATCCGCTTTCGCGCTGATACGGGAATGAGCACGGCCACGCTACAGCAGGCGACGGGGCTTTCTGTGGACAACACTGAGACGATGGGCGCGCTCAGTGATGCGAGTATCAGCGAGGCCGATATTGAAGCGGGGCGGTATGACGGCGCCGATGTGCGCAGTTGGCTTGTCAATTGGGCGGATGTGAGTGCGCGCCATATCATGTTTGCTGGCACGATTGGCGAGCTGAGGCGCGGCAACGGGGCGTTTCACGCCGAGCTGCGCGGGCTAACGGAGGCTTTGGGCCGTCCTGTCGGACGAGTGTACCAAAAGCCTTGCACCGCCGTTCTTGGCGACAAACGCTGTGCTTTTGACACGACACGCGAAGGCTATTTTGATGAGCGCGCTGTCGAGAGTGTGCAAGAGGGCCGTGTTTTTCGGTTCGCAGGCATGACGGGGTTTGAGGAAGCATGGTTTGCTTTTGGAACGCTTGAAGGGCTGAGCGGCGCTTGCGAGGGGCTCAAGGGCGTTGTGAAGCGTGACTATTTTGAGGGCGACACCCGCGTGATTGAGCTCTGGCATCCGATGCGGGCCGCGATTGCGACAGGAGACACGATCCGACTTGTGGCGGGATGCGACAAGCGGATGCAGAGCTGTCGAACAAAGTTTGTCAACTTCCTGAACTTTCAGGGTTTTCCCGATATTCCGGGGGACAGCTGGCTTGCGGTTCAGCCGGCAAGCGCGGGGCAGACAGGCGGCGGGAGCAGACGGGCATGA
- a CDS encoding DUF2460 domain-containing protein gives MHFHEVRFPTSLSFGSSGGPERRTDVVSLANGFEERNTPWAHSRRRYDAGMGLRSMDDIDAVLAFFEARRGRMHGFRWKDWTDFQTGRPSREVGFEDEIIAVGDEVTTVFQLVKVYRSGEQTYARPIAKPVEGTLRIGLGGDEQSEGIDFTVDYTTGLVTFVHPPSVGVEVTAGFHFDVPVRFDSDQIVASAATFAAGDVPSVPVVELRV, from the coding sequence ATGCATTTTCATGAGGTTAGATTTCCGACGAGTTTGAGCTTTGGGTCGTCTGGCGGGCCAGAGCGGCGCACGGATGTGGTGAGCCTTGCCAACGGGTTTGAGGAGCGCAACACGCCGTGGGCGCATTCGCGCCGCCGCTATGACGCTGGAATGGGGCTGCGTTCGATGGATGACATCGACGCTGTGTTGGCGTTTTTTGAGGCGCGTCGCGGGCGGATGCACGGCTTTCGCTGGAAGGATTGGACCGACTTTCAGACGGGGCGCCCCTCGCGCGAGGTTGGCTTTGAAGACGAGATCATCGCGGTTGGTGATGAGGTCACCACCGTCTTTCAGCTTGTGAAGGTGTATCGCTCTGGTGAGCAGACTTATGCGCGCCCGATTGCGAAGCCTGTGGAAGGCACATTGCGGATTGGCCTTGGAGGCGATGAGCAGAGTGAAGGGATTGATTTTACCGTGGATTACACCACGGGGCTGGTGACGTTTGTACACCCCCCGAGTGTGGGTGTCGAAGTCACGGCGGGATTTCACTTTGATGTTCCTGTGCGCTTTGACAGTGATCAGATTGTGGCTTCGGCGGCGACATTTGCGGCGGGAGACGTGCCGAGTGTGCCTGTTGTGGAGCTTCGGGTCTGA
- a CDS encoding phage tail tape measure protein — protein MSDFDALDDLELKADALEQSLGAAAGMAASFDVELRRVRASFSETGQEVATLERGLSRGLRRAVDGVVLDGAKLSDVLGTVAQSMINASYSAAVKPVTDHFGGLIANSIGSLVGGIFPFAQGASFVQGRVMPFANGGVINSPTTFPMRGGTGLMGEAGPEAIMPLSRGADGKLGVRAEAGRAINVVMNITTPDAEGFRRSQSQIAAQMGRVLARGNRNR, from the coding sequence ATGAGTGATTTTGATGCGTTGGACGACTTGGAGCTGAAGGCGGATGCCCTTGAGCAGAGTTTGGGCGCGGCCGCAGGTATGGCGGCGAGCTTTGATGTAGAGCTGCGGCGGGTGCGCGCGAGCTTTTCCGAAACGGGGCAAGAGGTTGCCACGCTTGAACGCGGGCTGAGCCGTGGCCTGAGGCGGGCGGTAGATGGTGTGGTGCTAGACGGAGCTAAGCTATCGGATGTGCTGGGCACGGTTGCGCAATCCATGATCAACGCGAGCTATTCGGCAGCTGTGAAGCCAGTGACTGACCATTTTGGCGGCCTCATCGCCAATAGCATTGGCAGCCTTGTTGGCGGGATATTTCCCTTCGCGCAGGGGGCAAGCTTTGTTCAAGGGAGGGTTATGCCATTTGCCAACGGGGGCGTGATCAATAGCCCAACGACCTTTCCTATGCGCGGAGGCACGGGGTTGATGGGCGAAGCGGGGCCGGAGGCGATTATGCCTCTTTCGCGCGGGGCAGATGGCAAGCTTGGCGTCAGGGCCGAGGCGGGTCGCGCCATCAATGTCGTGATGAATATCACAACACCGGATGCGGAGGGCTTTCGCCGCTCTCAAAGCCAGATCGCGGCACAAATGGGCCGTGTGCTCGCCCGTGGTAACCGCAACAGATAG
- a CDS encoding rcc01693 family protein gives MGFDWAELLRLGLTRLGLRPHEFWALTPVELMLMLGPEARLRPMDKTGLQALLEAYPDKKERGKK, from the coding sequence ATGGGGTTTGATTGGGCGGAGCTTCTGCGGCTTGGGCTGACACGGCTGGGTCTGAGGCCACATGAGTTTTGGGCGCTGACGCCTGTGGAGCTCATGCTGATGCTGGGGCCAGAAGCGCGCCTGCGTCCGATGGATAAGACCGGGCTTCAGGCGCTGCTTGAGGCTTATCCTGATAAGAAAGAACGAGGAAAAAAATGA
- a CDS encoding gene transfer agent family protein has product MGNPFASEVALVMDGERRVLKLTLGALAELEAAMGADTLVDLVSRFEAGSFSTRDVMKLIVAGLRGGGWQGASSDLLSVEIKGGPMAAARAAALLLARAFMLPEGQDGV; this is encoded by the coding sequence ATGGGCAATCCTTTTGCTTCTGAAGTGGCGCTCGTCATGGACGGTGAGCGCCGCGTGCTCAAGCTCACGCTTGGGGCGTTGGCCGAGCTTGAGGCGGCGATGGGCGCGGATACGCTTGTCGACCTTGTGAGCCGCTTTGAGGCAGGCAGCTTCAGCACTCGCGATGTCATGAAGCTTATTGTTGCGGGGCTTCGGGGGGGGGGCTGGCAGGGGGCTTCAAGTGACTTGCTATCTGTCGAGATCAAAGGGGGGCCTATGGCTGCGGCGCGGGCGGCTGCGTTGCTTCTGGCGCGGGCCTTCATGCTGCCTGAGGGCCAGGATGGGGTTTGA
- a CDS encoding phage major tail protein, TP901-1 family, translated as MTAQNGKELLIKIDLTGDGLFETIAGLRATRLSFNAESVDVTSLESAGGWREVLGGAGVKSAAISGSGVFKDAASDERARQIFFDGETPDFQVFIPDFGTIEGAFQVASIEYSGSYNGEATYELSLNSAGALSFTAASV; from the coding sequence ATGACTGCACAAAACGGCAAAGAGCTTCTCATTAAGATCGATCTTACGGGTGATGGCCTGTTTGAAACCATCGCTGGCCTGCGTGCGACGCGGCTCAGTTTCAACGCGGAGAGCGTTGATGTGACCAGCCTTGAGAGTGCGGGCGGCTGGCGCGAAGTTCTGGGTGGAGCGGGCGTTAAGTCGGCGGCAATTTCGGGTTCTGGCGTCTTTAAGGATGCAGCCTCTGACGAGCGCGCGCGCCAGATTTTCTTTGACGGAGAAACACCTGATTTTCAGGTTTTTATACCCGATTTTGGCACAATTGAGGGCGCATTTCAGGTGGCGTCGATAGAATATTCGGGAAGCTACAACGGTGAGGCGACCTATGAGCTTTCGCTCAATTCTGCAGGAGCGCTCAGCTTCACGGCGGCGAGTGTCTGA
- a CDS encoding DUF3168 domain-containing protein — MSYGVSAALQAGVYQALISDSDLAALVGTAIYDAIPSGSLPATYVALGPENVLDSSDKSGSGALHLFTVSVVTDSAGFQAAKDVAGRVSDVLVDAPLVLTRGRLIYLGFDRASATREGTGATRRIDLRFRARVQDDI, encoded by the coding sequence ATGAGCTATGGTGTTTCTGCGGCGCTTCAGGCGGGCGTCTATCAGGCGCTGATCTCTGACTCTGATCTCGCGGCCCTCGTGGGCACAGCGATTTATGATGCAATCCCATCTGGCAGCCTGCCTGCGACTTATGTGGCACTCGGGCCTGAAAATGTGCTCGACAGCTCTGACAAGAGCGGCAGTGGAGCGCTGCATTTGTTCACCGTCTCGGTGGTGACGGACAGCGCGGGCTTTCAGGCGGCCAAGGATGTGGCGGGGCGGGTGAGCGATGTGCTTGTGGATGCACCTCTCGTGCTCACACGGGGTAGGCTCATCTACCTCGGATTTGACCGTGCGAGCGCCACCCGGGAGGGCACGGGCGCGACGCGCAGGATCGATCTGCGCTTTCGTGCGCGGGTCCAAGACGACATTTAA
- a CDS encoding head-tail adaptor protein produces the protein MSVPMLNRQLLLEDPVRIPDGAGGFTITWQPLGTLWAEVSARTGRETQGEAVPLARVAYKIRLRAAPYDAEMRPKPEQRFVEGARIFRIEAVVEDDLTGRFLTCLAEEEVVA, from the coding sequence ATGAGTGTTCCGATGCTGAACCGTCAGCTTTTGCTCGAAGATCCTGTTCGTATTCCTGACGGGGCGGGGGGATTTACGATCACTTGGCAGCCGCTTGGCACGCTTTGGGCCGAGGTGAGCGCGCGCACTGGGCGTGAGACGCAGGGCGAGGCTGTACCGCTGGCACGGGTGGCTTACAAAATTCGCCTGCGCGCGGCGCCCTATGATGCAGAGATGCGCCCTAAGCCTGAACAGCGCTTTGTCGAAGGCGCGCGCATCTTTCGCATTGAAGCCGTGGTTGAAGATGACCTCACGGGACGGTTTTTGACCTGTCTGGCGGAAGAGGAGGTTGTGGCATGA
- a CDS encoding head-tail connector protein has protein sequence MMLIEETAVPSEALPVDAFKAHLRLGTGFSEDTLQEPVLESFLRAAMSAIEARTGKILIERDFSWTLTAWRDETGQALPVAPVTALEELVFVSRLGVETPLANSFYALEQDMQRPRVKPVAGVLPAVPTGGVVRIGFRAGYGARWDSLPADLGQAVLLLAAYYYEYRNETSVGEGYMPFGVSSLIERYRTVRLFAGSGQ, from the coding sequence ATGATGTTAATTGAAGAAACCGCAGTGCCGAGCGAGGCCTTGCCAGTGGACGCCTTCAAAGCGCATTTGCGCCTTGGCACGGGCTTTTCCGAGGACACATTGCAAGAGCCTGTGCTGGAGAGCTTTTTGCGTGCGGCGATGTCTGCGATTGAGGCGCGTACAGGCAAGATACTGATTGAAAGAGATTTTTCTTGGACGCTGACGGCTTGGCGCGATGAAACAGGACAGGCTTTGCCTGTGGCGCCTGTGACGGCGCTCGAGGAGCTTGTCTTTGTGAGCCGTCTGGGTGTCGAGACGCCGCTGGCGAATAGCTTTTATGCGCTGGAGCAGGATATGCAGCGCCCGCGTGTGAAGCCTGTGGCTGGAGTTTTGCCTGCTGTGCCGACGGGGGGCGTTGTGCGCATCGGCTTTCGGGCAGGGTATGGCGCCCGCTGGGACAGCTTGCCGGCAGATCTCGGTCAAGCCGTGCTCTTGCTTGCGGCCTACTATTACGAATACCGCAACGAGACCAGCGTTGGTGAGGGTTATATGCCCTTTGGCGTTAGCTCTTTGATTGAGCGGTATCGTACGGTGCGGCTGTTTGCGGGGTCGGGACAATGA
- a CDS encoding phage major capsid protein has protein sequence MSDTQAKARGKEAVPSAPEMKSAADDFICEFNGFQSDIAKRLKQQEERLTMLDRKTQTHNRPHLARAAELEAPHQKAFNAYLRSGDDDGLRGLELEGKAMSSAVAADGGYLVDPETSESIRSVLESTSSIRAIANVVRVEATSFDVLVDHSDVGAGWATETDPSSETGTPQIDRITIPLHELSALPKASQRLLDDSAFDIEGWLAARIANKFARSEAAAFINGNGVDKPTGMLTHPTVDNDTWTWGNLGYVATGVAGDFDGGEAVIDLVYALGAQYRANASFVMNSKTAGALRKLKDADGRFLWSDGLAAGEPARLLGYPVLIAEDMPDVAVDAMAVAFGDFNAGYTVAERPDLRVLRDPFSAKPHVLFYATKRVGGDVSDFAAIKLLKFGTS, from the coding sequence ATGAGTGACACCCAAGCTAAGGCTCGGGGCAAGGAAGCTGTGCCTTCTGCGCCTGAGATGAAATCGGCGGCTGATGATTTTATTTGCGAATTCAACGGCTTTCAAAGCGACATTGCGAAACGACTTAAACAACAGGAAGAGCGACTGACCATGCTAGATCGGAAAACACAGACCCATAACCGCCCCCATCTTGCGCGCGCGGCAGAGCTTGAGGCCCCGCATCAGAAGGCCTTCAACGCCTATCTGCGTTCGGGTGATGACGACGGATTGCGCGGCCTTGAACTTGAGGGCAAGGCGATGTCTTCGGCTGTGGCTGCGGACGGTGGCTATCTTGTGGACCCTGAAACAAGCGAGAGCATCCGCTCTGTGCTTGAGAGCACGTCTTCTATCCGTGCCATTGCCAATGTGGTGCGGGTCGAGGCGACTTCGTTTGATGTACTTGTCGACCACTCCGATGTGGGCGCGGGCTGGGCCACGGAAACCGACCCGTCAAGCGAGACAGGCACGCCGCAGATTGACCGCATCACCATCCCGCTGCACGAGCTCTCAGCGCTTCCCAAAGCCTCGCAGCGTCTGCTCGACGACAGCGCTTTCGACATTGAAGGCTGGCTGGCGGCGCGTATTGCCAACAAGTTTGCCCGCTCCGAGGCGGCGGCCTTTATCAACGGCAACGGGGTCGACAAACCCACAGGGATGCTGACGCACCCCACGGTGGACAACGACACATGGACATGGGGCAACCTTGGCTATGTGGCGACAGGTGTTGCGGGAGACTTTGACGGCGGTGAGGCTGTTATTGACCTCGTCTATGCGCTCGGTGCGCAATACCGCGCCAATGCGAGCTTTGTCATGAACTCGAAGACAGCTGGCGCACTGCGCAAGCTCAAGGACGCAGACGGGCGCTTCCTTTGGTCGGATGGTCTTGCGGCGGGCGAACCTGCGCGCTTGCTGGGCTATCCTGTGCTGATTGCCGAGGACATGCCGGATGTGGCTGTGGATGCTATGGCAGTCGCCTTTGGCGATTTCAACGCGGGCTACACCGTGGCCGAGCGCCCTGATTTGCGCGTTCTGCGTGACCCGTTCAGCGCCAAACCGCATGTGCTTTTTTACGCAACTAAGCGTGTGGGCGGCGATGTGAGCGACTTTGCAGCGATCAAACTGTTGAAATTCGGCACGTCTTAA
- a CDS encoding HK97 family phage prohead protease: MSYQVDIERKFCRLGEEITVTEGCQIEGYASLFGACDQGGDVVAKGAYAASLAALAAEGRRIKMLWQHDPAQPIGIWDEVREDGRGLYVKGRLLDSTQKAREAAALIEAGAIDGLSIGYRTKTASKNDKGQRLLTELELWEVSLVTFPMLPSARVGAKGESLHADALRNMAAAIRDARQELAQD, from the coding sequence ATGAGTTATCAGGTGGATATCGAACGAAAATTCTGTCGTCTAGGCGAAGAGATCACGGTGACGGAGGGCTGCCAGATCGAAGGGTATGCGAGCCTGTTTGGTGCCTGTGATCAGGGTGGAGATGTTGTGGCCAAAGGCGCTTATGCGGCAAGCCTTGCGGCGCTGGCCGCTGAAGGGCGGCGCATCAAGATGCTTTGGCAGCATGACCCAGCCCAGCCGATCGGGATCTGGGACGAGGTGCGCGAGGACGGCCGCGGGCTCTATGTGAAGGGGCGTTTGCTCGACAGCACCCAGAAGGCGCGCGAGGCGGCGGCGTTGATTGAGGCGGGCGCGATTGACGGGCTGTCGATTGGTTATCGCACCAAGACGGCGAGCAAGAATGACAAGGGCCAACGGCTCTTGACGGAACTGGAGCTTTGGGAAGTGTCGCTTGTGACCTTTCCGATGTTGCCCAGTGCGCGGGTGGGTGCGAAGGGCGAAAGCCTTCACGCGGACGCTCTGCGCAATATGGCGGCGGCCATCAGGGATGCGCGCCAGGAGCTGGCGCAAGACTGA
- a CDS encoding phage portal protein, with protein sequence MTVFDFFRKAEADVPQQKASAAGGVIAWQGSGRVAWSPRDTGSLTRTGFAANPIGFRSVKMIAEAAAALPLVLQDSVRRYEEHPALALLKHPNPAQGRAELLEALYGQLLLTGDAYIEATGGETGVPLELHVLRSDRMSLVPGGDGWPVGYDYAVGGKKHRFHVGQDAPVICHIRNFHPQDDHYGFSPMQAAAQAVDVHNSASRWTKALLDNAARPSGAIVYRGADGQSGLSADQYDRLVSEMEANYQGARNAGRPMLLEGGLDWKPMGFSPSDMEFQKTKDAAAREIALAFGVPPMLLGIQGDATYANYQEANRAFYRLTVLPLAARVTAKLADWIGQHSGERFELKPDLDQVPALAAERDGQWARVSGAEFLTQAEKRVLLGLPALGDAGDE encoded by the coding sequence ATGACGGTGTTTGATTTCTTTCGCAAAGCAGAGGCCGATGTGCCGCAGCAAAAAGCGAGCGCGGCGGGCGGTGTGATCGCTTGGCAGGGATCTGGCCGAGTGGCGTGGAGTCCGCGCGACACGGGGAGCCTGACGCGTACAGGCTTTGCGGCCAACCCTATCGGATTTCGTTCGGTAAAGATGATTGCGGAAGCGGCGGCGGCTTTGCCACTTGTGTTGCAAGACAGCGTGCGGCGCTATGAGGAGCACCCCGCTTTGGCGCTTTTGAAACACCCCAATCCAGCGCAAGGGCGCGCTGAGCTTCTGGAGGCGCTCTATGGCCAGCTTTTGCTGACGGGCGATGCCTACATCGAGGCCACGGGCGGGGAGACGGGTGTGCCTCTCGAGCTGCATGTGCTGCGTTCTGATCGAATGAGCCTTGTGCCTGGGGGCGACGGCTGGCCTGTGGGTTATGATTATGCGGTTGGGGGCAAGAAGCATCGCTTTCATGTCGGGCAAGATGCGCCTGTGATCTGCCATATCCGAAATTTTCACCCGCAGGATGACCACTATGGCTTTTCGCCCATGCAGGCGGCGGCGCAGGCGGTTGATGTGCACAACTCTGCCTCGCGCTGGACAAAAGCGCTTTTGGACAATGCGGCGCGGCCCTCGGGGGCGATTGTCTATCGTGGTGCAGACGGGCAGAGCGGCCTCAGTGCGGACCAGTATGACCGCCTCGTGAGCGAGATGGAGGCGAATTATCAAGGCGCGCGCAATGCTGGGCGGCCCATGCTTCTTGAGGGGGGACTCGATTGGAAGCCGATGGGGTTTTCGCCCTCTGATATGGAGTTTCAGAAGACCAAGGACGCGGCAGCGCGCGAGATTGCGCTGGCCTTTGGTGTGCCGCCGATGTTGCTCGGGATACAGGGTGATGCGACCTATGCGAATTATCAGGAGGCCAACCGCGCGTTTTACCGACTGACTGTTTTGCCGCTGGCCGCAAGGGTCACGGCGAAGCTTGCTGACTGGATCGGGCAGCATTCGGGCGAACGCTTTGAACTTAAGCCTGATCTGGACCAAGTGCCGGCTCTGGCGGCGGAGCGCGATGGACAATGGGCACGGGTCAGCGGAGCGGAGTTTCTGACGCAGGCGGAGAAGCGGGTTTTGCTGGGGCTGCCTGCGCTCGGGGACGCAGGCGATGAGTGA
- a CDS encoding terminase family protein, protein MALPYLFEFWALPHQITPEGCWRNWIIMGGRGAGKTRAGAEWVRSCVEGAGPRDAGRCARIALVGETVAQVREVMIFGESGILACSPPDRRPEWQASRGRLLWPNGAVAQVFSAHEPEALRGPQFDGAWVDELAKWKKARETWDMLQFGLRLGEDPRVCITTTPRNIGLLKELLEAEESVTTHAATEANKANLASGFLAAVQARYAGTRLGRQELDGVLIEEAEGALWTSAALEAARVRELPEMSRIVVAVDPPVSGTERSDACGIVVAGVVAQGPVQDWRAYILEDVTVQGASPMAWAEAAVSAMHRWKAERMVAEVNQGGDLVEQVIRQVDPLISLRKVHASKGKAALAEPIAALYEQGRVHHFTGLAALEEEMCQLTMHGFHGKGSPDRTDALVWALTELMILPAKSHMSPQVRTL, encoded by the coding sequence CTGGCGCTGCCCTATCTCTTTGAGTTCTGGGCGTTGCCCCATCAAATCACGCCAGAGGGATGCTGGCGCAATTGGATCATCATGGGCGGGCGCGGCGCGGGCAAGACGCGCGCTGGCGCAGAATGGGTGCGCAGCTGTGTCGAAGGGGCAGGGCCGCGCGACGCGGGGCGCTGTGCACGGATCGCGCTTGTGGGGGAGACAGTGGCGCAGGTGCGCGAAGTGATGATTTTTGGCGAGAGCGGGATTTTGGCATGCTCACCGCCAGACCGCAGGCCTGAATGGCAAGCAAGCCGTGGCCGACTCCTCTGGCCGAATGGGGCGGTGGCGCAGGTTTTTTCCGCGCATGAGCCAGAGGCCTTACGTGGGCCGCAATTTGACGGCGCGTGGGTGGATGAGCTGGCGAAATGGAAAAAGGCGCGCGAGACTTGGGATATGCTCCAGTTTGGCCTGCGTTTGGGGGAGGATCCACGGGTCTGTATTACCACGACCCCGCGCAACATCGGGCTTCTGAAAGAACTTCTGGAGGCGGAGGAAAGTGTCACGACGCATGCCGCAACTGAAGCTAATAAAGCCAATCTTGCCAGTGGGTTCTTAGCCGCAGTTCAAGCGAGATATGCAGGAACGCGGCTGGGACGACAAGAGCTTGATGGGGTCTTGATCGAGGAGGCCGAGGGCGCTCTTTGGACGTCTGCAGCGCTTGAGGCTGCGCGCGTACGCGAGCTGCCTGAGATGAGCCGTATCGTTGTCGCGGTAGACCCGCCCGTCAGCGGAACGGAGCGCTCGGACGCCTGCGGAATTGTTGTGGCGGGTGTCGTGGCGCAGGGCCCTGTGCAGGACTGGCGCGCCTATATTCTGGAGGATGTGACTGTGCAGGGGGCAAGCCCGATGGCTTGGGCTGAGGCGGCTGTCTCAGCGATGCACCGCTGGAAAGCGGAGCGCATGGTGGCCGAGGTGAATCAGGGGGGTGACTTGGTTGAACAGGTGATCCGACAGGTTGACCCCCTGATTTCGTTGAGAAAAGTGCATGCTTCTAAAGGCAAGGCAGCCCTTGCGGAGCCGATTGCCGCGCTATATGAGCAAGGGCGGGTGCATCACTTCACGGGGCTTGCAGCGCTGGAGGAGGAGATGTGTCAGCTGACGATGCATGGTTTTCACGGCAAAGGCAGCCCCGACCGGACCGACGCACTCGTCTGGGCTTTGACCGAACTTATGATCCTGCCTGCAAAGTCCCACATGAGCCCTCAGGTGCGAACGCTCTAG
- a CDS encoding alpha/beta fold hydrolase — translation MTRALQASRREPVSGETRSVVVFLHGYGANGADLMGLADPLGEHLPDTLFISPDAPEACAGAPMGFQWFPIPWIDGSSEEESERGMRAAVDDLNAFLDGILVDEDLLPEQMALVGFSQGTMMALHVAPRREDELAGVVAFSGRLLAPETLEDELASKPPILLIHGDQDDVVPPQSLPEAAEALQNAGFKEVYAHIMQGMGHGIAQDGLTVTLAFLRDKAGF, via the coding sequence ATGACACGCGCATTGCAAGCCAGCCGAAGAGAACCAGTTTCAGGGGAGACCCGTTCTGTTGTGGTGTTTTTACACGGCTACGGCGCGAATGGGGCTGACCTTATGGGGCTTGCTGACCCTTTGGGCGAGCATTTGCCAGACACGCTGTTCATCTCTCCGGATGCCCCAGAGGCCTGTGCCGGAGCCCCGATGGGCTTTCAATGGTTTCCGATCCCTTGGATCGATGGCTCCTCGGAGGAAGAATCAGAGCGCGGAATGCGCGCTGCTGTGGATGATCTGAACGCCTTTCTGGACGGTATTCTTGTGGATGAGGATCTGTTGCCCGAGCAGATGGCTTTGGTTGGGTTTAGCCAAGGCACGATGATGGCGTTGCATGTCGCGCCGCGCCGCGAGGACGAGCTCGCGGGCGTGGTGGCGTTTTCGGGGCGTTTGCTTGCTCCTGAGACGCTTGAAGACGAGCTTGCGAGCAAGCCGCCGATCCTTCTGATCCATGGGGATCAAGACGATGTTGTGCCGCCCCAGAGCCTGCCTGAAGCGGCAGAGGCGCTGCAAAATGCGGGCTTCAAAGAGGTCTATGCGCATATCATGCAGGGTATGGGACACGGGATTGCGCAGGACGGACTGACTGTGACGCTCGCCTTCCTGCGGGATAAGGCTGGCTTTTAA
- a CDS encoding DNA-3-methyladenine glycosylase: MDERVILGAACVAEGAEWLAAKDTRMAEAYALTGALPLRLKPEGFGELLSAIVSQQVSVASAGAIWARLVAVGCDAPETVERMSQDDLRALGLSRQKAAYAKALAEARIDYEALRAAPSEDVIKTLVAVKGIGAWTAEIYAMFSLGRADVFASGDLALQEAARVLYGLETRPKEREMRAMAAQWAPWRAVAARLLWAYYKDIKDREGIR; the protein is encoded by the coding sequence ATGGATGAGCGGGTGATCCTTGGGGCTGCCTGTGTGGCAGAGGGCGCGGAGTGGCTTGCGGCAAAAGACACGCGCATGGCTGAGGCTTATGCGCTGACAGGGGCGCTGCCGCTCAGGCTCAAGCCTGAAGGCTTTGGCGAGCTTTTGAGCGCGATTGTGAGCCAGCAGGTGAGCGTGGCCAGCGCGGGCGCAATCTGGGCGCGCTTGGTTGCGGTGGGCTGTGATGCGCCGGAGACGGTGGAGCGCATGAGCCAAGATGATTTGCGCGCCCTTGGACTGAGCCGTCAGAAGGCCGCTTATGCCAAGGCGCTCGCGGAGGCGCGGATTGATTATGAGGCTTTGCGGGCGGCGCCGAGCGAGGATGTGATCAAGACGTTGGTGGCTGTGAAGGGCATTGGGGCTTGGACAGCAGAAATCTATGCGATGTTCAGTCTTGGGCGCGCGGATGTCTTTGCCAGTGGCGATCTTGCGCTACAGGAGGCCGCACGCGTGCTTTATGGACTAGAGACACGGCCCAAGGAGCGGGAGATGCGCGCGATGGCCGCACAATGGGCGCCTTGGAGGGCGGTTGCGGCGCGCTTGCTCTGGGCCTATTACAAAGACATCAAAGACCGAGAGGGAATCCGATGA